The proteins below are encoded in one region of Syntrophotalea carbinolica DSM 2380:
- a CDS encoding deoxyribodipyrimidine photo-lyase, whose amino-acid sequence MPSSDDIRIEVLIRRPPRADGRYILYWMNATRRLSWNFALQRALSWARKLDRPLLVVETLPCDHPHANLRHHAFALDGMADNARYMADHPATYYPFVEDQPGQNIELIAALAKHACVVLCDLRPLRESLGETEQLAGRLSGRLERVDSNGILPLLAADREFTTAYSLRRFLQRHLLPHLLNMPLPEPLAEHTLPPCPAVPSAIRKRWPAADRQLLTEDRSRLHNLPIGQNTPAVPTKGGSEAARKALDLFLREHLDLYVAHRNQPQRDVTSGLSPYLRWGHISSHEIVQRLLDREGWHPSDLGLETRGQRSGWWGVGADAEAFLDQLVTWRELGHLFCFKRHDYDRMESLPAWAQTTLQDHMQDPRPYLYSLEEFQAGRTHDPLWNAAQMQLVREGRLHNYLRMLWGKKILQWSPTPELALATMIELNDRFALDGCDPNSYSGIGWVLGRFDRAWGPQRPVFGKIRYMSSRNTARKVAVDKYIARYTPCS is encoded by the coding sequence ATGCCGAGTTCTGACGATATACGCATCGAAGTCCTTATACGTCGTCCACCCCGGGCAGACGGTCGCTATATCCTCTACTGGATGAACGCCACGCGCCGTTTAAGCTGGAATTTTGCCTTACAGCGGGCCTTGTCATGGGCCAGGAAACTGGATCGCCCTTTGCTGGTGGTGGAAACCTTGCCCTGCGACCATCCCCACGCCAATCTGCGCCATCACGCTTTTGCCCTTGACGGCATGGCCGATAACGCCCGTTACATGGCCGACCATCCAGCGACTTACTATCCGTTTGTCGAGGATCAGCCCGGTCAAAACATCGAACTCATCGCCGCTCTCGCCAAGCATGCCTGCGTGGTCCTCTGCGATCTGCGCCCCTTGCGCGAATCGCTCGGCGAAACGGAACAACTGGCGGGCAGGCTAAGTGGGCGACTGGAGCGTGTCGACAGCAACGGCATACTGCCCTTACTGGCTGCCGACCGCGAATTCACCACCGCCTATAGCCTGCGGCGCTTTTTACAACGGCATCTGCTGCCGCACCTGCTGAACATGCCGCTGCCGGAACCCCTGGCCGAACATACCCTGCCTCCGTGCCCTGCCGTGCCGAGTGCCATTCGAAAACGCTGGCCGGCCGCCGACCGCCAACTCCTTACGGAAGACCGCAGCCGCCTGCATAACCTGCCCATCGGCCAGAATACCCCAGCGGTGCCAACCAAAGGCGGTAGTGAAGCAGCCCGAAAGGCACTGGACCTGTTTTTGCGTGAACACCTCGACCTTTACGTTGCTCACCGCAACCAACCCCAACGGGACGTAACCAGCGGCCTGTCCCCTTATTTGCGCTGGGGGCACATATCAAGTCATGAAATCGTTCAGCGGTTGCTTGACCGGGAGGGCTGGCATCCATCCGACCTGGGGCTGGAAACACGGGGCCAGCGCAGCGGCTGGTGGGGCGTGGGCGCGGATGCGGAAGCGTTTCTCGACCAACTGGTTACCTGGCGTGAACTCGGCCACCTGTTCTGTTTCAAGCGGCATGACTATGACCGAATGGAAAGCCTGCCTGCCTGGGCGCAAACCACCCTGCAGGACCATATGCAGGATCCCCGTCCCTACCTGTACAGTCTTGAGGAGTTTCAGGCCGGCCGGACCCACGATCCGCTGTGGAACGCCGCGCAGATGCAACTGGTGAGGGAAGGTCGCCTGCATAACTACCTGCGCATGCTGTGGGGCAAGAAGATCCTGCAGTGGAGCCCCACCCCTGAGCTGGCATTAGCCACCATGATCGAACTCAACGACCGTTTCGCCCTGGATGGTTGTGACCCCAACTCGTACAGCGGCATAGGCTGGGTGTTGGGACGCTTTGACCGGGCATGGGGTCCGCAGCGCCCCGTTTTCGGCAAGATTCGTTACATGAGTTCGCGCAACACCGCACGCAAGGTGGCCGTGGATAAATACATCGCACGTTATACGCCATGCAGCTGA
- a CDS encoding response regulator has product MEKPGKIKILLVEDEAITALAMVGALQAMGYNTCQPVATGEKALQSLSQEAPDVVLMDISLTGDMNGIETARIMMQSGFHAIIFVTGFSCGELYESAKALDPVAIFTKPVNPQSLKSAIDGAMTSARPGNG; this is encoded by the coding sequence ATGGAAAAACCCGGAAAGATCAAAATACTATTGGTGGAGGATGAGGCCATTACTGCACTGGCGATGGTCGGAGCCCTGCAAGCGATGGGATATAATACCTGCCAACCGGTAGCTACCGGCGAAAAAGCCTTGCAAAGTCTAAGTCAGGAGGCGCCGGATGTGGTTCTGATGGATATCAGTCTCACCGGCGACATGAATGGCATCGAAACGGCCCGCATCATGATGCAATCCGGATTTCATGCGATTATTTTCGTCACCGGCTTTTCATGCGGGGAGCTGTATGAATCCGCCAAAGCCCTTGACCCCGTAGCTATTTTTACCAAACCGGTCAACCCGCAAAGTCTTAAATCCGCCATTGACGGCGCCATGACTTCGGCGCGGCCCGGCAACGGCTGA
- a CDS encoding diguanylate cyclase domain-containing protein yields MKAKLLIVEDEAFIALEIQTRLQRMGYEVCGVVSHGEDAVRQAVDLRPDLVLMDISLKGQMSGVEAAAAIRRTCRIPVVYLTSHADGDTLERAKSTDPYGYLLKPFQEKDLRIGIELALHKHALQRQAEESEEKFRLVTESIDDVFWLSTADLKELIYVSPAYEKIWGRRREELHDAPLSFLEGVHPEDRSAVRSLLDHPPLESLQLEYRIVRPDGSISWVRDRRFPVSDPQGRPYRLAGVVTDITEQKDAQLQLLILNRKLQQQATHDSLTGLPNRRLLIDRLEQALARARRNNGRLAMLFIDLDGFKAVNDRLGHTAGDEVLEIIGRRLSHLLRSADTAARLGGDEFGLVLSKIKDKQDASLVAQKVLEAIASPFIIRDERCYIGASIGISLYPEHGLSADDLISRADTAMYKVKHSGKGTFAFYLE; encoded by the coding sequence GTGAAGGCGAAGCTGTTAATCGTTGAAGACGAAGCGTTTATTGCGCTGGAGATCCAGACGCGCCTCCAGAGGATGGGCTACGAGGTGTGCGGCGTTGTTTCGCACGGCGAGGATGCCGTACGCCAGGCGGTTGACCTGCGGCCGGATCTGGTCTTGATGGATATCAGCCTCAAGGGGCAGATGAGCGGAGTCGAAGCCGCTGCCGCGATCCGCCGGACATGCCGGATACCCGTTGTCTATCTTACGTCCCATGCCGATGGGGATACTCTGGAACGGGCCAAAAGCACCGATCCGTACGGTTATCTGCTCAAGCCCTTTCAGGAAAAAGATCTGCGCATCGGCATCGAGCTGGCCTTGCACAAACATGCCTTGCAGCGTCAGGCCGAGGAGAGCGAAGAGAAGTTCCGGTTGGTGACCGAGAGCATCGACGATGTCTTCTGGCTCAGTACGGCCGATTTAAAAGAGCTGATTTATGTCAGCCCCGCCTATGAAAAGATCTGGGGGCGCAGACGGGAGGAGTTGCATGATGCTCCCCTGTCGTTCCTGGAAGGTGTCCATCCGGAAGACCGCAGCGCGGTCCGTTCATTGCTGGATCATCCCCCCCTTGAAAGCCTGCAACTGGAATACCGCATTGTCCGACCTGACGGTTCCATCTCCTGGGTGCGGGATCGCCGATTCCCCGTCTCCGATCCGCAGGGACGCCCCTACCGTCTGGCCGGCGTGGTGACCGATATCACCGAACAGAAAGACGCGCAACTGCAACTTTTGATTCTTAACCGGAAGCTGCAGCAGCAGGCGACCCATGATTCTCTGACCGGATTGCCCAACCGTCGTCTGCTTATCGACCGCCTCGAACAGGCCCTGGCGCGGGCCCGGCGCAACAACGGACGTCTTGCCATGCTGTTTATCGATCTCGACGGCTTCAAAGCGGTCAACGATCGCCTGGGGCATACGGCCGGCGACGAGGTGCTGGAAATCATCGGCCGGCGGCTCAGCCACCTGTTGCGTTCGGCCGATACCGCGGCGCGTCTGGGGGGCGATGAATTCGGCCTTGTGTTGTCGAAAATCAAAGACAAACAAGACGCCAGTCTGGTGGCGCAGAAGGTTCTGGAAGCCATAGCCTCGCCCTTTATCATTCGGGACGAACGTTGCTATATCGGTGCTTCTATCGGTATCAGCCTCTATCCGGAGCATGGTCTTTCCGCGGATGACCTTATCAGCCGGGCCGATACCGCCATGTACAAGGTCAAACATTCCGGCAAAGGCACCTTCGCTTTTTACCTCGAGTAG
- a CDS encoding YbgA family protein — protein sequence MEKIRIGISACLLGQNVRYDGGHQLDRFLRDTLGYFVDYVPVCPEVEMGLPIPRQTLRLVGDADSPRLVFSKSGEDVTERMTSWAKRRLAELEKEDLCGFIFKARSPSSGMARVKLYDRRGVPNKNGVGLFARLFMEYFPMLPVEEDGRLNDIRLRENFIEAIFTFRRWRDFLTEGATPEKLVAFHARHKLLLMSHSVELARQMGRLVGRAGEVPAEEILRDYKQLLMQAVRTLTTPAKHSNVLQHALGYFKRQLSHDEKQEMLQLIDQYRHGTVPLAVPLALLNHYVRKYQPPWLDEQVYLHPHPMELHLRSGV from the coding sequence ATGGAAAAAATTCGGATTGGCATTAGCGCTTGTCTGCTGGGACAGAATGTTCGCTACGATGGGGGGCATCAGCTCGATCGCTTTTTGCGCGATACCCTCGGGTATTTTGTGGATTATGTACCGGTGTGTCCCGAAGTGGAGATGGGGCTGCCGATCCCTCGTCAGACTCTGCGTCTGGTGGGTGACGCCGACTCGCCGCGGCTGGTGTTTTCCAAAAGTGGCGAAGATGTGACCGAGCGTATGACGAGCTGGGCAAAGAGGCGACTCGCAGAACTCGAAAAAGAAGACCTATGCGGATTTATCTTCAAGGCACGCTCACCGAGTAGCGGTATGGCGCGTGTGAAACTCTACGATCGTCGCGGGGTGCCGAATAAAAACGGCGTCGGATTGTTTGCCCGTTTGTTCATGGAGTATTTTCCGATGCTGCCGGTGGAAGAGGACGGTCGGCTCAACGATATCCGTCTGCGTGAAAATTTCATCGAGGCCATTTTCACGTTTCGGCGCTGGCGCGATTTCCTCACCGAAGGTGCCACGCCTGAGAAACTGGTCGCTTTTCATGCCCGACACAAATTGTTGCTCATGTCGCATAGCGTGGAGCTGGCACGGCAAATGGGGCGCCTGGTAGGGCGGGCAGGCGAGGTGCCGGCAGAAGAGATTCTCCGTGATTATAAGCAGCTGCTCATGCAGGCGGTGCGCACTTTGACCACCCCCGCTAAACACAGCAATGTCCTGCAGCACGCCCTGGGTTATTTCAAACGACAATTATCTCATGACGAAAAGCAGGAAATGCTGCAACTGATCGATCAGTATCGACACGGCACGGTGCCGCTGGCTGTTCCCCTGGCACTGCTCAATCATTATGTGCGCAAATATCAGCCGCCGTGGCTTGACGAGCAGGTCTACCTGCATCCCCATCCGATGGAACTGCATTTGCGTAGCGGCGTGTAA
- a CDS encoding mechanosensitive ion channel family protein gives MNDLQLPELPQFIEQYLSRERLLWILLVIILTAAGLWLTRRLLQSLANRFSRHRLLISGLYPVLRLLAWIGALAYILFVIIHPPLNTLLAISASAGLAIGLGAQDLVRNILAGILILFERPFHVGDMIEVGEHYGEVVNIGLRAVQIRTFEDSIVTFPNSLVQTGAVSNANAGQLNEMVVVHFHLPSSVPIAPVRQIAWEAAACSPYVQLDKPITVLVEDHFDFTFLTRFTIKAYVHEIRLERVLASDISERIKTALQERGWVTDPRAEG, from the coding sequence ATGAACGACCTACAACTGCCGGAGCTGCCGCAATTTATCGAGCAATACCTGTCTCGGGAGCGATTGCTGTGGATCCTGCTGGTTATCATACTGACTGCCGCTGGCTTATGGCTGACACGGCGTCTTCTGCAAAGCCTGGCAAATCGTTTCAGCCGTCACCGGCTGCTGATATCCGGGCTTTATCCGGTGCTGCGGCTCCTGGCCTGGATCGGAGCTTTAGCCTATATCCTTTTCGTGATTATTCACCCTCCCCTCAACACCCTGCTGGCCATATCCGCCTCTGCCGGCCTGGCCATCGGCCTTGGCGCCCAGGACCTGGTCAGAAATATCCTTGCCGGCATCCTCATCCTGTTTGAGCGGCCCTTTCATGTCGGCGACATGATCGAGGTAGGCGAACATTACGGCGAAGTCGTCAATATCGGGCTGCGGGCGGTTCAGATACGCACCTTTGAAGACTCGATAGTCACCTTTCCCAACAGCCTGGTGCAGACCGGCGCAGTCAGCAACGCCAATGCAGGACAGTTAAACGAAATGGTGGTGGTACATTTTCACCTGCCGTCTTCGGTACCTATCGCTCCGGTCAGACAGATCGCCTGGGAAGCTGCGGCCTGTTCCCCCTATGTTCAGCTGGACAAGCCGATCACGGTACTGGTGGAGGACCATTTCGATTTCACCTTTCTGACGCGCTTCACCATCAAGGCCTACGTGCACGAAATCCGTCTGGAGAGGGTGCTGGCCAGCGATATTTCCGAGCGCATCAAAACCGCCCTGCAGGAGCGCGGATGGGTAACGGATCCCCGTGCCGAGGGCTAG
- a CDS encoding ATP-binding protein, protein MNPSDCRNYLQRLAARDRFLSTVDQQPQLDALMRDLSAAIDEALAQGHTDLAAIDESLDNELLEVAGNLASSRELLTRAFEQVRSASPLQSEDLVQLSRTIEARILWLYDRVRVRQERSLNQVRPQNRSWNKILQHVAEAIDHALRNQPEELTLIRDRQQQQEPGGRSIWQIEAPPLIQTACTGSSRLTTRLTFARLRYRLGRRYQILQPVVQDAFTRHRPAMLQPDQKPLEGDYVQRHEQVSHDFSDMWRGLRFNLETAAEDCHRLAAQAAGDTVDSGQLQQQLTETGKLVTEVLERTEQQLAPLADPLKELSHQLLERLENECREMLDLIPKDLQRVLSRGERLTHKRRRLLRTWRRNYTQFRKDLQPLMARLDLMWQFLVQGIMGLRPGGDKIAKSESMLRSIADLPTPEAILQRAGELPPVCRRMFTSGALKNREFMIGKNKDLDTLRELFKRWQEGLLCSIAVTGPDGSGKTSLVNCFQSELGTQWPVLRFSIDSRLTNEPQLLEACRQWLELAEPPADLDAVEAYLNNLPRGVIIVENLHNLLLRTVGGLDVARAFLRLVLASRHRQLWVVTVRKYPWHRMRYLLTMDRYFTHQVHTLFNSQSEIRDALLLRVHTSSYPVTFLNGQEEAISQKPATGKDEQTSRQDRFFADLFAATRGNMQAALYYWLMNLEYDEQQQTLLVSPMGKIDYGPLRSLDRAQLYALAEVIAHGGLSISEHATIFGGSSLQSRMLLDHLAQLNLLQYPHEQNPTAAYQLNPLFFAPITSLLESRNIIQ, encoded by the coding sequence GTGAACCCATCCGATTGCCGGAACTATCTGCAGCGGCTTGCCGCCCGGGACAGGTTTTTGAGCACCGTGGATCAGCAACCGCAACTCGATGCCCTGATGCGGGATCTGTCCGCCGCCATCGACGAGGCCCTTGCCCAGGGCCATACCGACCTGGCCGCCATCGACGAAAGCCTGGACAACGAACTGCTGGAGGTTGCCGGCAACCTCGCCAGCAGCAGGGAGCTGCTGACCAGGGCTTTCGAGCAGGTACGCAGCGCCTCCCCTTTGCAAAGCGAAGACCTCGTCCAGCTATCACGCACCATCGAAGCGCGCATCTTATGGTTGTATGACCGGGTGCGGGTACGCCAGGAACGCAGTTTGAATCAGGTCCGTCCCCAAAATCGGTCCTGGAACAAAATTTTGCAGCACGTTGCCGAGGCCATAGATCATGCTTTACGCAACCAACCGGAAGAACTGACGCTGATCCGCGACCGCCAGCAGCAGCAGGAACCAGGGGGCCGAAGTATCTGGCAGATCGAAGCCCCCCCCCTGATACAAACCGCATGTACCGGCAGTTCCCGCCTGACAACGCGCCTGACATTTGCACGCTTGCGTTATCGACTGGGTCGGCGTTACCAGATCCTGCAGCCGGTGGTACAGGACGCTTTTACCCGACACCGCCCCGCCATGCTGCAGCCGGATCAAAAACCGCTCGAGGGGGACTATGTTCAGCGTCACGAGCAGGTTAGCCATGATTTTTCCGATATGTGGCGGGGGCTGCGCTTCAATCTCGAAACGGCGGCTGAAGACTGTCATCGGCTTGCCGCCCAGGCTGCAGGCGACACGGTGGATTCCGGCCAACTCCAGCAGCAACTCACCGAAACAGGCAAACTGGTGACGGAGGTCCTGGAACGCACCGAACAGCAACTTGCGCCTCTTGCCGATCCCCTCAAAGAGCTGTCACACCAACTGTTGGAAAGACTCGAGAACGAATGCAGGGAAATGCTGGATCTTATCCCTAAAGATCTGCAGCGGGTGTTAAGCCGGGGGGAACGCCTGACGCATAAACGCCGCCGTCTTCTGCGCACATGGCGACGCAACTATACGCAGTTCCGAAAAGACCTGCAGCCCCTCATGGCGCGTCTTGATCTTATGTGGCAGTTCCTTGTTCAAGGAATCATGGGGTTACGCCCCGGTGGGGACAAAATTGCCAAAAGCGAATCCATGCTGCGCAGCATCGCTGACCTGCCGACTCCGGAAGCCATCCTGCAGCGAGCTGGCGAACTGCCGCCGGTATGTCGCCGGATGTTCACCAGTGGCGCCCTTAAAAATCGCGAATTCATGATCGGCAAAAATAAAGATCTCGATACCCTGCGCGAGCTGTTCAAGCGGTGGCAGGAAGGGCTTCTGTGCAGCATCGCGGTAACCGGACCCGACGGCAGTGGCAAGACCTCTCTGGTCAATTGTTTTCAAAGCGAATTGGGTACACAGTGGCCGGTATTGCGCTTTTCCATCGACAGCCGGCTTACGAACGAACCCCAATTATTAGAAGCCTGCCGGCAATGGTTGGAACTGGCAGAACCTCCCGCCGATCTGGATGCCGTGGAAGCGTATCTCAACAATCTGCCGCGCGGTGTCATCATCGTGGAAAATCTTCATAATCTGCTGCTGCGCACCGTCGGTGGTCTGGATGTCGCGCGGGCCTTTTTGCGGCTGGTTCTGGCCAGCCGTCACCGTCAGCTGTGGGTGGTAACGGTTCGAAAATACCCCTGGCATCGCATGCGCTACCTGCTCACCATGGATCGCTACTTCACGCACCAGGTACATACCCTGTTCAACAGTCAGTCCGAAATCCGTGATGCGTTGCTGCTGCGCGTACACACCAGCAGTTATCCTGTAACCTTCCTTAATGGCCAGGAAGAGGCTATCAGCCAAAAACCGGCCACCGGCAAAGACGAGCAGACCAGCCGGCAGGATCGGTTTTTTGCCGATCTGTTTGCCGCCACCCGCGGCAACATGCAAGCAGCCCTCTATTACTGGCTGATGAATCTGGAATACGATGAACAGCAACAAACTTTACTGGTAAGCCCCATGGGCAAAATCGATTACGGTCCGCTGCGCTCCCTCGATCGCGCTCAGCTTTACGCCCTGGCCGAAGTCATTGCCCACGGGGGGCTGAGCATCTCCGAACATGCCACTATTTTCGGCGGCAGTTCACTGCAAAGTCGCATGCTTTTGGACCATCTGGCCCAACTCAACCTGTTGCAGTATCCGCATGAACAGAACCCGACAGCAGCCTATCAGCTCAACCCGCTGTTTTTTGCACCGATTACTTCCTTATTGGAATCCCGCAACATCATCCAATAG
- a CDS encoding PAS domain S-box protein: MQTILAIEGVGHDVEELQELLRNHGYDIRTITESSAQDERQQYERNVLENVPIGMFRFSLDGKLLEANQTLADMCKYDSPKQMVAMVNGGEGGGFIHANPFRSQQVIAMALQSDDWQSFEGRFRCKDGSFIDTCLRFRRVPHAQDQVEGFAEDITERKRIDEALRFTQYVVENTADQAFWLTEDAKVFYVNDAACRALGYRREELIGMSIHEFDPAYPIKDYSLNWEKLRPDGSRIIETWHRTKGGRVYPVEVRINHVEFDGKEYHCTFVTDISRRRATETILRESENRYRQLMEMLPIAAYTTDADGRITFYNRNAAELWGRKPELNKELWCGSFRLWYPDGRPMAFDACPMAKTLKQGKRFQGQEVLIEREQDGYAHVVAYPEPLYDADGNLIGALNLLVDITVRKQVEQQLLQANLVVENSPVVLFRWKAEPGWPVVLVTKNITQFGYEPEEFLSGKRMFASIIHPADRERVAREVEVFAARGVDRFEQQYRILGRGGKVCWISDQTNAERDEEGQVTHYEGIVIDISERKHAEERIKASLVEKEVLLKEIHHRVKNNLQVVSSLLYLQAQKLHDPEAKTLFAESQSRICSMALAHEQLYQSKNLADISLLDYVQSLVSHVKQTFMSPQSVIDCKVDVDDGVLDIEKVVPCGLLITELLSNALKHAFPDGTCGSIKVEITRQNGSVNLCVADDGIGLPAGFDYRKAETLGLQLVCALVQQLDGSLSVQSRRGTSFNLSFPG, from the coding sequence ATGCAAACGATTTTAGCCATTGAAGGCGTTGGGCACGACGTTGAAGAACTTCAAGAACTTTTACGCAATCACGGATATGACATCAGAACCATAACCGAAAGCTCCGCGCAGGATGAACGGCAGCAATATGAGCGGAATGTTCTTGAAAATGTCCCCATCGGCATGTTCCGGTTCTCCCTCGATGGAAAACTGCTGGAGGCCAATCAGACTCTGGCGGATATGTGTAAATATGATTCGCCGAAGCAGATGGTGGCGATGGTCAACGGCGGGGAGGGTGGCGGGTTCATTCATGCGAATCCTTTCCGGAGTCAACAGGTCATCGCCATGGCCTTGCAATCTGATGACTGGCAGAGTTTTGAAGGACGCTTTCGATGTAAGGACGGCAGCTTCATCGATACCTGCCTACGTTTTCGCCGGGTTCCCCATGCGCAGGATCAGGTTGAGGGCTTCGCTGAGGATATTACCGAGCGCAAGCGGATCGACGAGGCGCTGCGGTTTACCCAGTACGTCGTGGAAAATACAGCGGATCAGGCGTTCTGGCTGACGGAGGATGCCAAGGTTTTTTATGTCAATGACGCGGCTTGTCGCGCCCTGGGGTACCGACGCGAAGAACTCATCGGCATGTCTATTCACGAGTTCGATCCGGCCTATCCCATCAAAGACTACAGCCTGAACTGGGAAAAACTGCGGCCCGATGGTTCGCGCATCATAGAAACCTGGCATCGGACCAAAGGCGGCAGGGTCTATCCCGTTGAAGTGCGCATCAACCATGTGGAATTCGATGGCAAGGAGTATCATTGCACTTTTGTTACGGATATCTCCAGGCGCAGAGCCACCGAAACCATCTTGCGCGAGAGTGAAAATCGCTATCGGCAACTGATGGAGATGCTGCCCATCGCGGCTTATACCACCGACGCCGATGGCCGGATCACCTTTTACAACCGCAATGCGGCTGAACTCTGGGGCCGCAAACCCGAACTGAACAAAGAGCTCTGGTGCGGTTCCTTTCGTTTGTGGTACCCCGATGGCCGGCCCATGGCCTTCGATGCTTGTCCCATGGCCAAGACCCTGAAACAGGGCAAGCGATTTCAGGGGCAGGAAGTGCTCATCGAGAGGGAACAAGACGGGTATGCCCATGTGGTTGCCTACCCCGAGCCTCTCTACGATGCCGACGGAAATCTGATAGGGGCTCTTAACCTGCTGGTCGATATCACTGTCCGCAAGCAGGTCGAACAGCAACTGCTGCAGGCCAACCTGGTGGTTGAAAACAGCCCGGTGGTGTTGTTCCGGTGGAAGGCCGAACCCGGGTGGCCGGTCGTTCTGGTGACCAAAAACATTACCCAGTTCGGTTATGAACCGGAAGAATTCCTTTCCGGCAAGCGGATGTTCGCTTCCATTATTCATCCTGCAGACCGGGAGCGGGTAGCACGGGAGGTTGAAGTATTTGCGGCCCGCGGTGTCGACCGGTTTGAACAGCAGTATCGGATCCTCGGCAGAGGGGGGAAGGTCTGCTGGATCAGTGACCAGACCAATGCCGAGCGGGATGAAGAGGGGCAGGTAACCCATTATGAAGGGATTGTTATCGACATCAGCGAACGCAAACATGCCGAAGAACGTATCAAGGCGTCGCTGGTCGAAAAGGAGGTCCTGCTCAAAGAGATCCACCACCGGGTGAAAAATAATCTCCAGGTCGTATCGAGCCTGTTATATCTGCAGGCGCAAAAGCTTCACGATCCCGAGGCCAAAACCCTCTTTGCCGAGAGTCAGAGTCGCATCTGCTCCATGGCGTTGGCTCATGAGCAGCTCTATCAATCGAAAAACCTTGCCGATATCAGTTTGCTAGACTATGTGCAAAGCTTGGTGTCGCATGTAAAGCAAACCTTTATGTCGCCGCAATCCGTCATTGACTGCAAAGTCGATGTTGATGACGGCGTTCTCGATATCGAAAAGGTGGTTCCTTGCGGTCTTTTGATCACGGAACTCCTCTCCAATGCTTTGAAGCATGCTTTTCCCGACGGGACTTGCGGCTCGATCAAGGTGGAAATTACCCGCCAAAATGGCAGCGTGAACTTGTGTGTCGCGGATGACGGAATCGGTCTGCCTGCCGGTTTCGATTACCGCAAGGCCGAAACGCTGGGACTGCAGCTGGTCTGCGCGTTGGTTCAACAGCTCGACGGGAGCTTGTCGGTGCAAAGTCGCCGCGGTACCAGCTTTAATCTGTCTTTCCCCGGCTAG
- the corA gene encoding magnesium/cobalt transporter CorA produces the protein MRRPKRPQQSSTVLKKLLHKTSLKAGKAPGTLVHIGKQRAEPIHINLIHYDPEHLNQRQLASAEECRPHRDGPGISWFDIDGVHQLDVLQDIGAAFDLHPLVLEDIVNTTHRPKVESFDNYLFMVLKMSQFDSSSASVTTEQVSLILGPDYVLSFQEQKGDVFDSVRQRLRNGKGRLRKMGADYLAYVLLDSLVDSYFAVLESLGEEIERLEEDIIARPTPDTQSRIHHFKREMILLRKAVWPLRELISGLQREESPLLSDTTGIFLRDVYDHTIQIIDTVETLRDILSGLLDLYMSSISNRMNEVMKVLTIIATIFIPLTFVAGIYGMNFEYMPELHWRWSYPLLWLGMILMAGGMFIFFKRKQWL, from the coding sequence ATGCGAAGGCCAAAACGACCTCAGCAATCGTCGACGGTATTGAAGAAACTGCTGCATAAAACCTCTCTTAAAGCGGGCAAGGCGCCAGGCACTTTGGTGCATATCGGCAAACAACGGGCTGAACCGATCCATATAAACCTGATTCATTACGACCCTGAGCACCTCAACCAAAGGCAACTTGCTTCGGCGGAAGAATGCCGCCCCCATCGCGACGGTCCCGGTATCAGCTGGTTCGACATCGACGGCGTTCACCAACTGGATGTCCTGCAGGATATCGGCGCCGCTTTCGATCTGCACCCGCTGGTGCTGGAAGACATTGTCAATACCACCCACCGGCCCAAGGTGGAGAGTTTCGACAACTACTTATTCATGGTGCTGAAAATGTCCCAATTCGATAGCAGCAGCGCCAGCGTAACCACGGAACAAGTAAGCCTGATCCTGGGGCCCGACTATGTACTGTCCTTTCAGGAGCAAAAAGGGGATGTTTTTGACAGCGTGCGGCAACGACTGCGCAACGGCAAAGGTCGTTTGCGCAAAATGGGCGCGGACTACCTGGCCTACGTTCTACTGGATTCGCTGGTGGACAGCTATTTCGCCGTCCTGGAATCTCTCGGCGAGGAGATCGAGCGTCTCGAGGAGGATATTATCGCCCGCCCGACTCCCGACACCCAGTCGCGCATTCACCATTTCAAACGTGAAATGATCCTGCTGCGCAAGGCGGTATGGCCCCTGCGCGAACTCATATCGGGGCTGCAGCGCGAAGAATCTCCCCTCCTTTCGGATACGACCGGCATTTTTCTGCGCGATGTGTATGACCACACCATCCAGATCATCGATACGGTTGAAACCCTGCGCGACATCCTGTCGGGTCTGCTGGACCTGTACATGTCGAGCATCAGCAATCGCATGAACGAGGTCATGAAAGTCCTGACCATTATCGCCACCATATTCATCCCACTGACCTTCGTTGCCGGAATCTATGGCATGAACTTCGAGTACATGCCGGAGCTGCACTGGCGCTGGAGCTACCCGCTGCTTTGGCTGGGGATGATTCTCATGGCCGGCGGCATGTTCATCTTTTTCAAAAGGAAGCAGTGGCTGTGA